The sequence ACCCGTTTTTATGTATCAAATCATGCTTTTGCGCAAGCAGGACGCGCATTGACAGCTATTAATTAAAGAGCAAAACAGCTATTTAAAGCTTCAACCTCATTCAAGGAGATTCCCATGCCCGCCAATCAGCAGTTCCTGCTCGACAACCGGCCCGCCGGCGAAGCCGTCGCCAGCAATTTCAAGCTCGTCAGCAGCGAAACGCCCCCCTTGCAGGATGGCCAGGTGCTGGTGCGCCACCATTATTTGAGCCTGGACCCCTACATGCGCGGCCGCATGAGCGACTCCAAGAGCTACACCGCGCCGCAGCCGCTGGGCGAGGTGATGCTGGGCGGCACCGTCGGCGAAGTGGTCGAAAGCCGCTCGCCCAGGTTCCAGCCCGGCGACAAGGTGGTCGGCATGGGCGGCTGGCAGCTCTACAGCGTGGTGAACGCCGACGAGCCCGGCGCGCTGCGCAAGGTCGATACCTCCCATGTGCCGCTGTCCTACTACCTGGGCGCCGTCGGCATGCCCGGCGTCACGGCCTGGTACGGCCTGGTGAAGATCATCGAGCCCAAGGCCGGCGAAACCATGGTCGTGAGTGCCGCGACGGGCGCCGTCGGCAGTGCTTTTGCCGCCCTGGCCAAGGCGCGCGGCTGCCGCACGGTCGGCATTGCCGGCGGCCCGGACAAATGCCGTTACGCGGTGGAAGAACTCGGCTTTGACGCCTGCATCGACTACAAGCTGCACCAGGATGCGGCGTCGCTGTCCAAGGCGCTCAAGGAAGCCTGCCCGGACGGCATCGACGGCTACTTTGAAAACGTCGGCGGCATGGTGCTCGATGCGGTGCTGCCGCGCATGAACGCATTTGGCCGGATTGCCGTGTGCGGCATGATTGCCGGCTACGACGGCAAGCCCATGCCGCTGACCTGTCCGGCGCTGATTCTGACCAGCCGGCTCAAGGTGCAGGGCTTTATCGTCACCGAACACATGGACATCTGGCCCGAAGCGCTGAAGGAACTCGCTGGACTGGTGGCCACGGGCACGCTGCGCCCTCGGGAATCAGTGGCAGAGGGCCTTGAAGCCGCCCCTGAAGCCTTTTTGGGCCTGCTCAAGGGCAAGAACTTCGGCAAGCAACTGGTCAAACTCATTTAACTTCCGAACCCGGGAGGCGGCCATGGACATCACCCATGAAGTCTTCAACCAGCCCGAACCGCTGGTGAACTACAACCTGTTCGAGGGCAACCAGCCCTTGCGCGATGCCCTGAAGTTCAACGCGCCGGGGCTGGACACGGCGGGGCTCATGCAACTGGGCGCCCGGCTCGGCACGGCCGACATGCAAACACATGCCCGGCTGGCGAATGTGCATGCGCCCGAGTTGCATACCCATGACCGTTTCGGCCGGCGTATCGACCAGGTCGAATTCCATCCGAGCTACCACGCGCTGATGACCGAGGCCGTGGGCGCCGGGCTGCATGGCACGCCGTGGGCACATCATGAAAGCCCGTCGCCGCATGTCGAACGCGCCGCCGGCTTCATGCTGTTCACCGAACTGGAGCCGTCCAGCCTGTGCCCGATTTCCATGACCTACGCCGTCACCCCCGCCTTGCGCGGCAACCCGGCGATTTATGCCGACTGGTCGCCCGGGCTCACCAGCCGGCAGTACGACCCGATGCTGAAAGTGTGGAGCGACAAGCCCGGCGTCACCATGGGCATGGGCATGACGGAAAAGCAGGGCGGCTCGGACGTGCGCGCCAACACCACGCGGGCCGTGCCCGACGGCACGGACGGCTGGGGCCAGCGTTTTGCCGTGACCGGCCACAAGTGGTTTTTCTCGGCGCCGATGTGCGACGCCTTCCTGATCCTGGCGCAGGCGCCTGCGGGCCTGTCGTGCCTGTTCCTGCCGCGCGTGCTGCCTGACGGCTCGCTCAACGCGATCCGCATCCAGCGCCTGAAGGACAAGCTCGGCAACAAGGCCAATGCCAGCTCGGAAGTCGAGTTCAGCGCTGCCAGCGCCTGGCTGGTGGGCGAAGAAGGCCGGGGCGTGCCGCAAATCCTGGCCATGGGCAGCATGACGCGGCTTGACTGCGCCCTGGGCACCAGCGGACTGATGCGGCAGGCGCTCAGCCTGGCCCTGAACCACACCGCCCAGCGCAGCGCGTTTGGCCAGCCCCTGATCGGGCAGCCGCTGATGCGCAACGTGCTGGCCGACCTTGCTATTGAAAGTGAAGCTGCTTGCGCTTTATCCATCAGGCTTGCAAGGTGTTTTGATCATCAAAATGATGCACACGGGCAGGCCCTGTCGCGCCTGCTCACGCCGGTGGCCAAGTTCTGGATCTGCAAGCGCGGCAGCGCGTTTGCCCAGGAAGCCATGGAATGCCTGGGCGGCAACGGCTATGTGGAGGAGGGCGGCGAAGGCATCATGGCGCGCATCTACCGCGAGATGCCGGTCAACTCGATCTGGGAGGGCGCGGGCAACATCATGGCGCTGGACCTGCTGCGCGCCCTGCGCAAGCCCGCCGCCGTGGCCGCGCTGACGCAGGAACTGCGGGCCGCCAAAGGCGCGCATCCGGCGCTTGACCGGATGGCCCGCGCCCTGCCGGTGCGCCTGGAAGAAATGGCGTCTGAACCGCAGGCCAGGCGCCTGGCGCAGGAGGTGGCGCTGGCATTGCAGGCCGCGCTGCTCTGCCAGACCGCGCCCCGTGCGGTGGCTGACGCATTTTGCGATTCGCGCCTGGCCGGCCACTGGGGCCAGACCTTCGGCACACTGGCATCAAGCACTGATTTCGACCGCATCATTGAACGGGCCATGCCCCGGAAACTTTCATAATGCCAATGATTTCAATTTCCAGGAGCCCTTCATGACCACGCCTCCGACCCTGATTTTTCACCATTACCCGTCCTCGCCTTTTTCCGAAAAGGTCCGGCTGATGCTGGGCTACAAAAACATTCCCTGGAAGTCAGTGGTCATCCCGATGGTTAGTCCCAAGCCCGACCTTATTGCTCTCACGGGGGGCTACCGCAAGACGCCGGTGCTGCAGATCGGCGCCGACATCTATTGCGACACGGCGCTGATTGCCGATGTGCTGGAGCACATCCAGCCGCTGCCCACGCTGTACCCCGAACCCAGCAAGGGCATGGCGCGCATCCTGGCGCAATGGGCTGATAGCACGCTGTTCCAGACTGCCATGGCCTATAACCTGCAGCCCCGGGGCCTGTCCCAGCTGTTCGAGCATGCGCCGCCCGAGGCCGCCCAGGCGTTTGTGCAAGACCGCAAGGCCATGAGCGCGGGCATGGCGCGCCAGCGCCCGCAGGATGCCACGGCGGCCTACAAATCTTATTTGCGCCGCCTGTCGGACATGCTCGACGTCCGGCCGTTCATCCTGGGCGACGTGCCGTGCATCACCGACTTTGCGATGTACCACCCGCTGTGGTTCACGCGGGTACGCACCTCGGTGCTGGCCGGCCTGCTGGAAGCCACGCCAGCGGTGCTCGACTGGATGGATCGCATGGCCGCCATCGGTCACGGCGCCATGGAAAAGTCCAGCGCGCTGCAAGCCATCCAGGTCGCCGCCGCTTCGGTGCCTGCGGCCTTGCACGACGACATTTTTCAGGACGAGCATGGCATTGCGCTGGGCAGCCAGGTCGTGGTCAGCGCCGAAAGCTTTGGCCTGGAGCCTACGCATGGCGAACTGGTGGCCGCCACCCGCATGCACTACACGCTGCGCCGCACCGACGAGCGCGCCGGCCTGGTGCATGTGCATTTCCCGCGCATCGGCTATTCGCTCAAACCCGGCGAGGCGGCATGAGCGGCATTGAATGGCGTTTCATGGCCTTTGATGAATTGACCGCCGCCCAGCTTTATGCCGTGCTGCGGCTGCGCAGCGAGGTTTTCGTGGTCGAGCAGGCATGCCTCTTTCAGGACATGGACGGCGCGGACCCGCAGGCCATGCATGTGCTGGGCAGCGCGCAAGGCGCCTTGGTGGCCTATGCACGCTGCTTTGCCGCCGGCATCAAGTTTGCCGAAGCCAGCATCGGCCGGATTGTTACCGCCCCTTCGGTGCGCGGCAGCGGCGCGGGCCATGCGCTGGTGGAACAAGCCATTGCCTGCCTGTCACGGCAATGGGGCGCACAAGCCATCAGGATTGGCGCGCAGGCCCGGCTGGAAAGTTTTTACGGCCGGCATGGCTTTGAAAACACCGGCCGGCCCTACCTGGAAGACGGGATTGCCCATCTGGAAATGCTGCGTGTTTAATTATTTGGCCCTGCGATCTTGTTGCATCGCCTTGGCCGCCAAGTCATTCGATCCCTGCAAGCCCCCCGGCGCGGAAAGCACGACCGCAGTTTTTATCGCCTCTATCAACTGCTCCGACTGCGCCTTGACCTGTGTGCTGAAGGTGCCAAGACCCAAGGTCAGGAACAGGCAAACCAGCAGCGTCAGACCGATTGAGAACCGCAGTCGCAGGCGACGCTTCAGGCGAACCCTGTAATCGCAATAATCGCGGTAGTCTCGGTTGCTCCAGTTGGCACGGCGTTCTACGGTAAAAGGGAACATGGCAACATCTCCTCCAGGGGTTTGAATGGGTTATTCCATTTTTTTAATTTAATGCGACATGCCGTTGCTTTCGCTAATGCTTTCATTGTTCTCAAAGACGAACGATTTACCAATCACTTTAAATGGTTACATGCCGTCAACCGTTGTAGATGATGCGTCAATCTCATCCGTGGGAGGTAAAGAAAGAAAATTTTTGAGATTTTTGTGTATTTTTTAACGAATTATGGATTTTGAAAAAAGTTAGTTTTGCATTGAAAATTCAGTAACTACAAGTAATTAGAGCAATGGGCTAGTAGATTTTTTCAGGG comes from Polaromonas naphthalenivorans CJ2 and encodes:
- a CDS encoding GNAT family N-acetyltransferase; translated protein: MSGIEWRFMAFDELTAAQLYAVLRLRSEVFVVEQACLFQDMDGADPQAMHVLGSAQGALVAYARCFAAGIKFAEASIGRIVTAPSVRGSGAGHALVEQAIACLSRQWGAQAIRIGAQARLESFYGRHGFENTGRPYLEDGIAHLEMLRV
- a CDS encoding isovaleryl-CoA dehydrogenase; this encodes MDITHEVFNQPEPLVNYNLFEGNQPLRDALKFNAPGLDTAGLMQLGARLGTADMQTHARLANVHAPELHTHDRFGRRIDQVEFHPSYHALMTEAVGAGLHGTPWAHHESPSPHVERAAGFMLFTELEPSSLCPISMTYAVTPALRGNPAIYADWSPGLTSRQYDPMLKVWSDKPGVTMGMGMTEKQGGSDVRANTTRAVPDGTDGWGQRFAVTGHKWFFSAPMCDAFLILAQAPAGLSCLFLPRVLPDGSLNAIRIQRLKDKLGNKANASSEVEFSAASAWLVGEEGRGVPQILAMGSMTRLDCALGTSGLMRQALSLALNHTAQRSAFGQPLIGQPLMRNVLADLAIESEAACALSIRLARCFDHQNDAHGQALSRLLTPVAKFWICKRGSAFAQEAMECLGGNGYVEEGGEGIMARIYREMPVNSIWEGAGNIMALDLLRALRKPAAVAALTQELRAAKGAHPALDRMARALPVRLEEMASEPQARRLAQEVALALQAALLCQTAPRAVADAFCDSRLAGHWGQTFGTLASSTDFDRIIERAMPRKLS
- a CDS encoding glutathione S-transferase family protein — its product is MTTPPTLIFHHYPSSPFSEKVRLMLGYKNIPWKSVVIPMVSPKPDLIALTGGYRKTPVLQIGADIYCDTALIADVLEHIQPLPTLYPEPSKGMARILAQWADSTLFQTAMAYNLQPRGLSQLFEHAPPEAAQAFVQDRKAMSAGMARQRPQDATAAYKSYLRRLSDMLDVRPFILGDVPCITDFAMYHPLWFTRVRTSVLAGLLEATPAVLDWMDRMAAIGHGAMEKSSALQAIQVAAASVPAALHDDIFQDEHGIALGSQVVVSAESFGLEPTHGELVAATRMHYTLRRTDERAGLVHVHFPRIGYSLKPGEAA
- a CDS encoding NADP-dependent oxidoreductase, coding for MPANQQFLLDNRPAGEAVASNFKLVSSETPPLQDGQVLVRHHYLSLDPYMRGRMSDSKSYTAPQPLGEVMLGGTVGEVVESRSPRFQPGDKVVGMGGWQLYSVVNADEPGALRKVDTSHVPLSYYLGAVGMPGVTAWYGLVKIIEPKAGETMVVSAATGAVGSAFAALAKARGCRTVGIAGGPDKCRYAVEELGFDACIDYKLHQDAASLSKALKEACPDGIDGYFENVGGMVLDAVLPRMNAFGRIAVCGMIAGYDGKPMPLTCPALILTSRLKVQGFIVTEHMDIWPEALKELAGLVATGTLRPRESVAEGLEAAPEAFLGLLKGKNFGKQLVKLI